A genomic window from Silene latifolia isolate original U9 population chromosome Y, ASM4854445v1, whole genome shotgun sequence includes:
- the LOC141632396 gene encoding uncharacterized protein LOC141632396: protein METSNPPLVDMPHYSEFLEEVISRRVDISGHELDSSSEECNVVKSKEISVKLDDPGSFSIPCTVGDQKVDSALCDLGARVSVIPLALVKTLNISSLTRTSNTIKLADGTIESPNVIL, encoded by the coding sequence ATGGAAACCTCCAATCCACCTTTGGTGGATATGCCTCATTACTCCGAATTCCTTGAAGAAGTCATTTCTCGAAGAGTGGACATTAGTGGACATGAGCTTGATTCCTCAAGTGAGGAGTGCAATGTGGTCAAGTCTAAAGAAATCTCCGTTAAACTTGATGACCCCGGGAGTTTCTCAATTCCATGTACCGTTGGTGACCAAAAGGTGGATAGTgctttgtgtgacttaggggcacGTGTGAGTGTCATACCACTTGCCCTTGTGAAGACGTTGAATATTTCAAGCTTAACCCGCACTTCCAATACAATCAAGCTTGCCGACGGGACAATCGAGTCTCCGAATGTGATTCTATAG